Below is a window of Fluviibacter phosphoraccumulans DNA.
AGCGTTTGGCGCGGATATGTGAGCCGGAATCAGCTCTACAGGATGACCTAGCCGTCATGGATGAAGCCGTCCGAGAGGAGGCAAGCCATGTTTGATCTCTCCCAGTTCGAAAAGGCCCCCGTTTTTGCCCCAGATAACCAGATTGGGATTGTGCTCTCGTTACCACTTGATAAGGTTATTGAAGACTCGACACAGCCACGTACCGAATTCGATGCAGAAGAACTGACCAAACTCAGTGAAGACATTGCACGTCGTGGGGTGCAAGCGCCAATAGCGGTAAGACCGGCCGTTGATGGCATCTATCAGATCATTCATGGTGCCCGTCGTTTCCGGGCAAGCGGTATGGCTGGGCTACCAACCATACCGGCTATTGTGCAGGCCGACGAAGTAGCCTTCGACGATTACAGCCAGGTTCTGGAAAACACGCAGCGCGATAACCTGACCGCGCTCGACATTGCCAGGTTCATCCAGAAGCGCAAAGCGCTCGGCGAATCCAATAGCCAGATCGCTCGGAATCTCTCGGAAAAGCCCGAATGGGTGACCTATCACTTGGCACTGATTGATATGCCTGCAGAAATCCAGCAGGCCTATGACGCCGGGCAGGTGAACGGCGCCAAGGCAACCTATGAGTTGCGCAAGCTGCACGGCAAAGACCCGGACGCTGTCAAAGAACTGATTGCCAGTGGCGAAGAGATCACGCAGGTCCGCATCCGCGAGGTGGCTGCGCCGGTCAGGGCCGTCCAGACGGTTCAGGTTGAAACGACCGAGAAATCCCCTGTGCCTGAATCGCAATCGATAGCGATAAAGAAGACGGCCACCGCTGATTCGCACACACCGATAGTGGCCGCAGTGGTTCAGATACCGCTCCCGGAATCATTGGAAGCCCCCTCGGTCATCGGCATCTATCAGGGCGCTCCGGTGCAGGTGCTCTTTCAACTCAAACCCAGCGAGCCCGGCGTGGTCTGGATCCGGTTACCGGAATCAGATGCACGGCAAGAAGTACTCGCTGACCAGATCACTTTAAGCCGCATTGAGGAGGCAACACCATGACGACTGTTAATACCCTGACCCTGATTGGCTATCTGGGCGCAAACCCCGAAGTCCGTTATATGACCGATGGTGGCGCAACCACCACGGTATCCATTGCCACCAGCGACCACTGGAAGGACAAGGAAGGGCAGCCGCAATCCAGAACCGAATGGCATCAGGTCGTGTTCTTCCGGCGAATGGCCGAGATTCTGGCGGAGTTCGCCCGTAAGGGCACTCTGGTTTATGTCACCGGGCCGATCCGTAAACGCCAGTACACCGGTAAGGATCAGCAGGAACACACCGTGGTCGAACTGCATGCCCGTACCCTGAAGGTGCTGTCGCGCAAGGATCTGGGCGAGGGCATCGACGATGTGCCCGTGGTCGAAGGCAACATCGATGATGAAGGAGACATGCCCACGTTCAATTAAACAGTGTTGGGGCCTGTCGGGTATTCAGGCGGAGCAACGGTTGTTAGCGCAACCGTTACTCCTGGCTGCAGTGCCTCACCTCTAGCTGATAGGAGTCCCCGCAAGGGGAATACGACCAAAGGATCGTGCGTGCAGTTGCGCCGAAATATAGCACGGCTATATCCGGCGCTATTTCACAGCATCGCCGATCCGGTCACTTGTTTGCGTCATTAGGAATTAGGAACCGGAAAGGATCGCCATGCTGTTTTCTGCCGTACTCAAATCATTTGCCTATTTTGTCCTGACATTTTCAGCAGCCCTGGTCTGGGATAGTCCGGCCTACGCTCAGCTCAGCAACGTGAATAATCTGCTGCAGAACATCGAATCGGTACTCAAAGGGGCAGGCGTCACAATTGCTTCTATTGCGATCATCGTCTCGGGCTACAAGATCATCTTCCAGGGTGCACGCTTCGAGGATGTCTCGAAGATTCTGATCGGTGGTCTGCTGATTGGTGGTGCAACCAGTATGGCTGGTTGGCTGATTGGAGCCGCAGCCTGATGGCGACTCTCAAACCCCAACAGGATGTGATCTACAAAGGATGTACCCGGCCGCCCCTACTCTGGGGAGTACCGCTATTACCGCTCGTCATGATTCTCATGCCGGGCATGCTGGTTGGCATCGTTGGTCTGGCGTATTTCCTGCCAATGAGTCTGGCAGCGTTGCTGGTCAGTGTGTCGGCATGGGCCTGGATGCGTGCCGTGACCAAAAAGGATGATCAGCGTCTGCTCCAGATTTTCCTGCGGCTGCGCCTGAGGTCTCGTCAGAAAAATTCAGGATTCTGGGAGTGTGCTGCCTATACCCCCATTGTCTATTTCCGCCGTCATTACTCTTCCAGATAGTCCGGAAAGGCAACCACGATGCAGGGCCAACCCCTCCAGAAAAAACTGGCTAGCCGCGAAGTCGGGCTGGCTGATTATGTGCCTTTCAGTGCACACATCACGCCTTCGGTGATCAAGAACCGTGATGGTTGTTATCTGGCGACCTGGCGGCTTGAGGGTATTCCCTTCGAGACAACAGACACCCAGGAACTAAATATCCGTCATGAGGCATTCAACCAGCTGATCCGTGGTTTGCCCTTGGGTACGGCGCTCTGGTCGCACCGGATCCGCCGCCGTCAGGAAGACAGACTATCGACGAATTATCCGGAAGCCTTCGCAAGGGAAACTGCCGAACGTTACTACGACAGTTTTGCGGGTTACCGGATGATGGCCAATGAGTTCTATCTGACGGTGGTCTATCGGCCGGAACTACAGAGAGTTGCGCCGAGTTCAGGTCTGGGCAGAATTCTGGGTGCCAGGCCCATCAGAAAGTTAGAGGCCATTGAGCGCGATGAGCGGGAAGCCTTGAAAGTCTTTCGCGAAATCGTGCATCAGATCGAAGCCGGGATGAAACCCTACAACATGGTCCGGCTGGAAGGGTATGAGCAGAACGGTCAGCAATACTCCGAATTGCTCAGCTTTCTGGGGTATCTGCTGAACGGCGTCTGGCAACGGGTGCCCATGCGCCGCGAGGCCATTGCCAATTACCTGCCGGTCAATCGTCTGTTCTGTGCCGAAGAGCATCTGGAAATCCGTACACCGGATCAGGTGCGCTACGCCGGAGTGCTCGATCTGCAGGATTACCCGGAAACCACTATGCCGGGATCACTCGATGATCTGATGCGCGAACCGTATGAGTTCATCGAGACTCAGAGTTTCACGATCCTCTCGCGTCCGGATGCCAAGACCGTCATGGAGCGACAGACCAAACAGCTGCTGGCGACCGAGGATGCCGCCGGTTCTCAGATTGCGGCCATGGAGCAGGCGATCGATGAACTGGTCAGTGGTCGGTTTGCCTATGGCGAGTACCACTACAGTCTGGTGGTCTTTGCCGACAATCTGGAGGAAGTGGGTAAGTCGCTGGCAGCGGCACGCAGCAAACTCAACGATGGTGGCTTTCAGGCCACCCTGGTTGATCTGGTTGCTGATGCCGCCTGGTTTGCCCAGATGCCGGGCAACTGGCGTTACCGGCCGCGTGCGGCCAATCTGACGAGCCGGAACTTCGCGGGGCTATCAGCTTTTCATGGCTATCTGACGGGCAAGCGCGACGGCAACCCCTGGGGGGAAGCCGTGACGCTGCTCAAGACGAAGAACGCGAGTCCCTATTACTTCAACTGGCACGGCACGCCTGATGAGGAAGACAGCACGGACAAGAAGGCTCCGGCCAATACGATGATCATCGGTATGACCGGGTCCGGCAAGACAGTGCTGGAACTTTTCCTGCTCACCATGTCACTCAAGTACAACCCGACCGTGGTGTTCTTCGACAAGGACCGAGGGGCAGAGATTGCAATCCGGGCGCTGGGGGGTAACTACCGGTGTCTGAAGCGGGGCCAACCGACAGGCTTCAACCCATTCCAGCTAGAACCCAATGAAACCAATCTGCGCTTCCAGGAAGTGCTGGTCGGTTCACTGATCCCACGTGCACTCTCCCCAACTGAAAACACCGAACTGAACAGGGCAATACGACAGGTATCGCGGATGCCTGTCAATCTGCGCCGTCTATCGATTGTCCGGCAGCAGTTGCAGAACACCTCGGAAGATTGTGTGTCGGCACATCTGGCCAAGTGGTGTGCCGATGGTGGTGGGCAACTGTCCTGGGTGCTCGATAACCCGACGGACACAATCAACCTGCACGATGGCCGGATCTTCGGTTTCGACGATACCGACTTCATGGAAGACCCGGAGGTCCTGGGGCCTGTAACGATGTATCTACTGCATCTCACCGAATCCTTGCTGGATGGTCGCCGGTTCATCTACGTCATGGCGGAGTTCTGGAAGCGGTTGCAATTGCCCGTCTTCGCGGACTTCGCCGTGAACAAGCAATACACCATCCGAAAACAGAACGGCTTCGGGGTATTCGATACCCAGTCACCGGCACAGATCCTCAAAACGCCACATGTGGCCGCGATGGTCGAGCAGAGCGCTACCCAGATTTATCTGCCAAATCCTCGGGCCGACTTTGATGACTATGTGCAGGGCTTCAAGCTGACCGAAAAGGAGTTCGAGACCATCCGTTCACTCGGTGAGGCTTCACGACAATTTCTGGTGAAGCAGGGGCACCGCTCGGGCGTAGTGCAACTGGAGCTGGGGCCTCTGGGGGATCTGCTGGATATTCTCAGTACCTCGCTGGATAACGTCGAGCTGCTCGATGGAATCCGGGCAGAAGTGGGGGATGCCCCTGAATCCTGGATGCCGGTGTTCAAGGAACGGCTCCTGGCGCGAAGGGGCCAGCGATGAAACGCACGGGTCTACTCGCATTGCTATCTTTGGCCTTAATCATCCAGTCGCCGGTCCGGGCACAGGGGATTCCGGTCATTGATGCAGCTAATCTGGAGCAGGCATTACAGAACATTGCTGCCTGGCAACGCCAGCTTCAGGCCATGCAACAACAATACGAGCAACAGGTGGCTCAGTTCAAGGCGCTTACCGGTGCACGTGGCTTCGGCGATATCCTGAGTAACCCGCTCCTTCAGAAATATCTGCCGCTTAACTGGCAGCAGGTCTATCAGGGGGTGCGGACCGGCAACATGTCGGATCTTGCTGCCGCTGCCCGGCAGCAGAACCTGATCTACGACTGCCTGGCTCAGCAAGGGCAGTCCCAGCAGCTCTGCCGTGCACAGTTGGGGGCCACGTACCAGGTGCGGGACATCTTCCAGAAAGCCTACGACACGGCTGTCGCCCAGTTTGACCGTATTGGTCAGCTTCAGAGTCAGATCGGTAAAACCGATGATCCCAAGGGTATCGCCGAACTCCAGGCACGGATCGGAACCGAACAAAGCGTTTTGCAGAACGCCATGCTTCAGGCCCAACTGGGTCAGCAACTGGCTGAAGCCGAGAACAGGCTGATTCTGCAGCAACGTGCTGAAATCGCGCACAAGGCGTATAGCGCTGGCGGAGCGCTGGATACCCAACCCATGAACTACCAGCACTAGGAGGACATGATGGGTATCCAGTTCAACGGTTTCTCGGCAATCGGACAATCTTTCGAATCTGCCGTCAGCATCATCAATTCGGTGTCGAGCAGTCTGGCTTCGCTCATTACGCCAATACTGCTGACCATTGTCGCCATCTGGATCATTGCCTATGGTCTGGCCACGATGCGCGGCGAAGTGCAGCAGCCGATCATGCAGATGGTCGGGCGCTACTACCGTCTTGGCCTCTTCATGGCATGCGGTTTATCGATGGGGGTTTTCCAGGGGCAGATCGTGCCCGCTGTCATGGATCTGCAGACGGGTCTGGCGGCTGCAGCAGCTAAAAGCATGAACTCTATGAGTGGCATGTGCACCGGGAGTGCAACCAATCCCTATGCCATGCTGGATTGTTATGGATCGGCCGCACTCGCGCTGGTCGGTGCGTATTTCAATCAGGCGGTGGCAGATGGCTCGGCACTGGCCATTGGTGCGGCCCTGGTCGATGCCGCCTGTGGTCTGGTCATCCTGATCGGTGTCACTCTTTACGGCGTCATCATGGCGCTCGAATTCATCGAAGCGCGTCTGATGCTCTTCCTGACACTGGCGCTTGGCCCGATATTCATCGTTTGCGGGGCGTTCCCACGGACGGAAGCCTACTTCGGGAACTGGCTCTCCAAGCTCGCGAATCTGATCATCCACAACACCCTGATCATCGCCTATGTCGCCATGTCGATGGGGATATTCATGAATAACTTCCAGCCGGTGATTGGCACCGTCATGAATTCCTCCGGCACCGTGACGGGCATTACCGATCTGCTCGGGCCTTCGGGCATATCGCCGACAACCTTTGCCCTGCAGGTCCTGCTCGAAACCTTCGTACTTGGGTTGCTCGGTCTGAAGATCCCGCATCTGGCATCCGCGCTGACGAGTGGCGGTTATGGCGGATCCGGTGCGGTGGGCTTCCTCACCGGCATGGCGGCGCAGGCCATGCGGACCCGGCTGCCCCGGTCTGCCCCTGCGAGCGGTGGGCAGATCCGTCAGGGCTAATCCAGTTCAGTTCCAAAGTGACAGCGGTGTTAGCGCACCGGAATAACCGTAGCGATAGGAGTTTGTATGTTCCGTATACCCAAAGGCTGGCTCAAACGGCAGTCACCGTCCGGCGAGACGCTGGCCGTAAAACCCGAAGCCGATAGTAGTTCGATCCATAAGCCGACCATTTACGAAGAAGCCGTCACCTGGGAGAACTCCCGTCAGGAGGCGCTAGAGAAGTCAGAGGCCCGTGCCTGGTCGGTGGTGCGCTGGACCAGTGTGCTTGCCGTTCTGGCGATGGCCGCGCTCGTGATTCTCGCGCCGTTCTACAAGATCGTGCCGCTCACCTTCGAGGTCGACAAGCTGACAGGCCAGGCCCAGCTGGTGGACCTCACCGGACCCATGCCCATGACCTCGACCGAGGCGATGGATAAGCACTGGGTCGCCGATTATGTGCGGACACGGGAACGCTTCGTCTGGACGCTATTGCAGCTGGATTACGACCATACGATGAATCTATCCGATGAAAGAGTGGCTCGCGAATATCGGGCTGAATATGAGGGCCCCAGTTCGAGGGACAAACGACTGGGGCCAGCAACGGACGAGCGGGTCAGGATTCTGGGCGTCACCTTGCCACCCAACGAACCGGGAAAAGCAGTGGTGCGATTCGAGCGGATTACGCGGCGGGATGGCACGGATGTCGATGTCGGTATCTATGTCGCAACGCTTTCCTATAAATACCAGCCACCCGCGCTGTTCTCGAAGGAGCGCAACGTCGTTGACAATCCGCTGGGCTTCAAGGTCTCAGGCTTTGTGGTGGATCAGGAACTCAAGAGCAAAGCCCCCGTGAGCAAGGATGGACAGCTTGATGCCCCGGCGCCAACCTTACCCGTGCTGCCTGCGCAGCCCGGTGCCTGAGGGAGGCGGTGATGAAACGACTGCCTCAATCCCTCATCGCCGTGATGGCCGCTATCAGCCTGGTGTCCGGACCGGCCAGTGCAGCGCCCATCAAGTTCCAGCGGATCATGGTGCTCGATTACGACGAAGACGCTCAGGACAAACCGATCCCGATTCTGACCAAGCGGGGATTCGTCACCCAGATCGACTTCGGAAAGGGAGAGGCTATCGAGTCACTTGGTGCCACCAGCCAGGCTGCCGCACTGACCGGGGATGCGGATGGCTGGATTGTGGTGGGCCGCAAAGGGGACCGGCATCTCTATCTGAAGCCCAAGTCAGAGGCATATCCCAGCAACCTGCTGGTGGTGACTAACCGCTACAACTATGCTTTCGAACTTCGCATCCTGCCCGATGAGTCGCGTTCGGACGGGGTCTGGCGGCTCAGTTTCAGGTATCCCAATGACGGGTTAAGCAATGCCGAAGTCCGGGCGAATCAGGTTGCCTATGCGCTCGGGTCGCCTACGGAAAAGCGCAATCTGAAGTACCGGATCGAACTGATCCGGGGTAACGGTGACATTCTGCCGAAGAAGGCATGGGATGACGGCCGGTTTACCTATATCGCCATGGGTAACAACCGGGAGATTCCGGCCGCATTCAAGGTCGATGGTAACGATGGTGAAAGTACCGTCAACCTCCATACCGAAGGCCAGTTGCTGGTGATTCATGAAGTCGCACGACGATTCCTGCTGAGGCTGGATAAACAGGAAGTTGGCATCTGGAATGAAGCCTTCGATCCGGACGGTATGGCGAACACCACCGGAACCGCATCATCAGAGGTTGTTCGGGAAGTCGTTCAGCCGGAAACCACGGCCCTGCCGATGGGAGGTCGATGATGAGTGAAGCGCAAAACACACCGGATTCGTTGCCGGACTCCCTAGTGACTGAAGGGCGAGGTGGCCCGGCAATACAGGAGCGTCCCTTCTGGTCGAAAGTCATGGCGGGAAAAGAGAGCTGGCTTCCGGCAACGCTGGTCGGGGTCATCCTTGCTGTCGTTGCGGGGATCGGTTTCTTCTTTCTACGCGATGCCCACTTCAGCGAGAGTGGTGCCAAACGTTTTGATAGTCGGAATTCGGGAACA
It encodes the following:
- a CDS encoding ParB/RepB/Spo0J family partition protein, which translates into the protein MFDLSQFEKAPVFAPDNQIGIVLSLPLDKVIEDSTQPRTEFDAEELTKLSEDIARRGVQAPIAVRPAVDGIYQIIHGARRFRASGMAGLPTIPAIVQADEVAFDDYSQVLENTQRDNLTALDIARFIQKRKALGESNSQIARNLSEKPEWVTYHLALIDMPAEIQQAYDAGQVNGAKATYELRKLHGKDPDAVKELIASGEEITQVRIREVAAPVRAVQTVQVETTEKSPVPESQSIAIKKTATADSHTPIVAAVVQIPLPESLEAPSVIGIYQGAPVQVLFQLKPSEPGVVWIRLPESDARQEVLADQITLSRIEEATP
- a CDS encoding single-stranded DNA-binding protein, yielding MTTVNTLTLIGYLGANPEVRYMTDGGATTTVSIATSDHWKDKEGQPQSRTEWHQVVFFRRMAEILAEFARKGTLVYVTGPIRKRQYTGKDQQEHTVVELHARTLKVLSRKDLGEGIDDVPVVEGNIDDEGDMPTFN
- a CDS encoding TrbC/VirB2 family protein, encoding MLFSAVLKSFAYFVLTFSAALVWDSPAYAQLSNVNNLLQNIESVLKGAGVTIASIAIIVSGYKIIFQGARFEDVSKILIGGLLIGGATSMAGWLIGAAA
- a CDS encoding type IV secretion system protein VirB3, which encodes MATLKPQQDVIYKGCTRPPLLWGVPLLPLVMILMPGMLVGIVGLAYFLPMSLAALLVSVSAWAWMRAVTKKDDQRLLQIFLRLRLRSRQKNSGFWECAAYTPIVYFRRHYSSR
- a CDS encoding VirB4 family type IV secretion/conjugal transfer ATPase, with the translated sequence MQGQPLQKKLASREVGLADYVPFSAHITPSVIKNRDGCYLATWRLEGIPFETTDTQELNIRHEAFNQLIRGLPLGTALWSHRIRRRQEDRLSTNYPEAFARETAERYYDSFAGYRMMANEFYLTVVYRPELQRVAPSSGLGRILGARPIRKLEAIERDEREALKVFREIVHQIEAGMKPYNMVRLEGYEQNGQQYSELLSFLGYLLNGVWQRVPMRREAIANYLPVNRLFCAEEHLEIRTPDQVRYAGVLDLQDYPETTMPGSLDDLMREPYEFIETQSFTILSRPDAKTVMERQTKQLLATEDAAGSQIAAMEQAIDELVSGRFAYGEYHYSLVVFADNLEEVGKSLAAARSKLNDGGFQATLVDLVADAAWFAQMPGNWRYRPRAANLTSRNFAGLSAFHGYLTGKRDGNPWGEAVTLLKTKNASPYYFNWHGTPDEEDSTDKKAPANTMIIGMTGSGKTVLELFLLTMSLKYNPTVVFFDKDRGAEIAIRALGGNYRCLKRGQPTGFNPFQLEPNETNLRFQEVLVGSLIPRALSPTENTELNRAIRQVSRMPVNLRRLSIVRQQLQNTSEDCVSAHLAKWCADGGGQLSWVLDNPTDTINLHDGRIFGFDDTDFMEDPEVLGPVTMYLLHLTESLLDGRRFIYVMAEFWKRLQLPVFADFAVNKQYTIRKQNGFGVFDTQSPAQILKTPHVAAMVEQSATQIYLPNPRADFDDYVQGFKLTEKEFETIRSLGEASRQFLVKQGHRSGVVQLELGPLGDLLDILSTSLDNVELLDGIRAEVGDAPESWMPVFKERLLARRGQR
- the virB5 gene encoding P-type DNA transfer protein VirB5; the encoded protein is MKRTGLLALLSLALIIQSPVRAQGIPVIDAANLEQALQNIAAWQRQLQAMQQQYEQQVAQFKALTGARGFGDILSNPLLQKYLPLNWQQVYQGVRTGNMSDLAAAARQQNLIYDCLAQQGQSQQLCRAQLGATYQVRDIFQKAYDTAVAQFDRIGQLQSQIGKTDDPKGIAELQARIGTEQSVLQNAMLQAQLGQQLAEAENRLILQQRAEIAHKAYSAGGALDTQPMNYQH
- a CDS encoding type IV secretion system protein, encoding MGIQFNGFSAIGQSFESAVSIINSVSSSLASLITPILLTIVAIWIIAYGLATMRGEVQQPIMQMVGRYYRLGLFMACGLSMGVFQGQIVPAVMDLQTGLAAAAAKSMNSMSGMCTGSATNPYAMLDCYGSAALALVGAYFNQAVADGSALAIGAALVDAACGLVILIGVTLYGVIMALEFIEARLMLFLTLALGPIFIVCGAFPRTEAYFGNWLSKLANLIIHNTLIIAYVAMSMGIFMNNFQPVIGTVMNSSGTVTGITDLLGPSGISPTTFALQVLLETFVLGLLGLKIPHLASALTSGGYGGSGAVGFLTGMAAQAMRTRLPRSAPASGGQIRQG
- a CDS encoding virB8 family protein, whose protein sequence is MFRIPKGWLKRQSPSGETLAVKPEADSSSIHKPTIYEEAVTWENSRQEALEKSEARAWSVVRWTSVLAVLAMAALVILAPFYKIVPLTFEVDKLTGQAQLVDLTGPMPMTSTEAMDKHWVADYVRTRERFVWTLLQLDYDHTMNLSDERVAREYRAEYEGPSSRDKRLGPATDERVRILGVTLPPNEPGKAVVRFERITRRDGTDVDVGIYVATLSYKYQPPALFSKERNVVDNPLGFKVSGFVVDQELKSKAPVSKDGQLDAPAPTLPVLPAQPGA
- a CDS encoding TrbG/VirB9 family P-type conjugative transfer protein codes for the protein MKRLPQSLIAVMAAISLVSGPASAAPIKFQRIMVLDYDEDAQDKPIPILTKRGFVTQIDFGKGEAIESLGATSQAAALTGDADGWIVVGRKGDRHLYLKPKSEAYPSNLLVVTNRYNYAFELRILPDESRSDGVWRLSFRYPNDGLSNAEVRANQVAYALGSPTEKRNLKYRIELIRGNGDILPKKAWDDGRFTYIAMGNNREIPAAFKVDGNDGESTVNLHTEGQLLVIHEVARRFLLRLDKQEVGIWNEAFDPDGMANTTGTASSEVVREVVQPETTALPMGGR